AACTCACGTGAGAAAAAATCTGAAGAGTCAGGACACAAATTGATTTTCAACATTAATGACAAAGATCGTTTAGTAATAATACATGCATGTTTACTTAGTTTTTTTTGGCTTAAATACTTGAAAATGTTCGTTACATAAAACAAAACTTTTAGTGAGATCGATGTACAATATACCAGAACATAATTTCACAAATTTAGCCGTATATATATTGTGTAACATGCTTTTAAAAGAGCAATGAGCTATATTAAGTTATCAATATATCATCATTAAAAAAGTTTACCAAAAAAAAAATATATATATATATATATACCGTTTATCAAACCTTTGCTTTTTCAGCAACCTAATAAAAATAATCAATTTCTGAAATTTTAGCATACATAAAACTGTATGGACGAGCATCTCATCTGAATTAGATGACTTCTTTTCTTCTTTATTTCCTTCTAAAGAGGGCTATTAGTTGTGTCTCTAATCATTCTTATTTTCTTAATAATATTTCAACTTAATAATACTCTCTCTATTCCTGAAAGTAAGATTTTCTAAAGTGTTCACGCTTATTAAGAATTCAAAATATTTATATTTAGTTTTTCTTTTACTTTATTATACATTTTCCAATAACTTTTCACCAATGAAATTTAATCAATTCAAATATTTTTATTTAATTTTTTTTAAAAGTATAAAAAATACCTTAAACATATAGAAAATCTATCTTTGTGGAACAAGTAAAAAAACTAAACATCTTATTTTCGAGGGAACGAAGGTAATAATAAAGAGGAATAAGTTATTTAGGAAAAAGAAGAATGAGAAGCTGGATTTCGAGAAAACAAATCTATTTGCGTTAAGGACATTCCTCTGTACATTGCACAGAAATCCTCTTAGGGATCAGTTAACAAATAACTATGCATTAAATTAAATTAATTAAAAACTAAATAAACATACGAGTTGGGATCGAAGTTAAAGACACCTGGCGGTTGCGCCGCTTAAATCGCGGCGTATCACGTGATAAACCTTTTGGCTGCCCTTAACTCAGCCTCCCATTCATCACGTGGCCAACTCACACCTCTCTTTTATTGCGGGTCCCAAATCTTTTTTTACGCTATCCCGTTTCCACTCTTTTTTTTTAAAATATTGTAATTATGGATTCCAAAAGTGAAAAAAGCTGTTAAACTGTTGATGGGAAGAAAGATGTGAACCCAAAAATAATGTACTTCGAAATCACAAGGATAAACTTTAATGAAAAAAGGCATTACGTTAAAATGTTAAATCATTCTACTGACATTTGCATAAATCCGAATCCACTAGCCATGTACTATCCAAGGTAGATTATAAGATTTTGGAAGATATAGATAATTTGGTAATAATTTAATAGTATGCTAAAACTTGCACTTTGCGCGGAATGAATATTTTATATACAAACTATATTTATATATTATTATTTATTTAATGTTCTCTACGTATTATGGAATAATAAAATAATAAATATATATTGAAATATTGAGAAATCGGTAATATTACGTATATAATTAAATTGACTTGCACATATAAATCAAATAATCACTCTTGTTTATTACGATTATTTTATGGTAAATAAATAAAAAACAATTTTATCCATTATAAATTATATAATTAAATTTAAATGATAAACATAGATATAAAATATATTTTTAGTAAAGCTGTTTATTAAATAAAAATTTTAATCATATGGTTTTATGATTATTGTTATCTTATAACAAAAATTTAAACCATTAATAAAAAAATTAATTTGAGATGTCTAATAGTTTTAGTAATTTATAATCATTTTTAATTGAATGAAAATTTCAAAATTAAAATATTAGTTAAGTTCTCAATATTTGTTCAATGCAAATAGGAATGGGCAAAAAAAAACCGAAACTGAAGAACCGAACCGAAACCTAACCGAAATACCTGAAACTGGAACCGGACCGAGACCCTTAAATATCTGAACGGTTCCTATATTTATATATTCAAACCAAACCGAAACCGAACCGAGAACCAAACTGGTACCGGAGTATATAACACTATTAATTATATATACATATAACATAGCTAAATATATATTTATAATTTAAAAATATATTAATAGTACCAAATAATATTTGAAAATAACTAAATTATTATAAAGTATCCAAACTACCGAAAAATATCCGAAATCTGAAACTATCCGAATAGTATTATCTGAAATATCCAAAGTAATCTGAAATATCTAAAAAAATTATCTAAATCATCCTATTTTTTTTTAATATTTTACCCTAAATAACTGATATTTTATCCGAACAATCCGAACTACCCGAACCGGAACCGAAACCAAATGAGAACCGATTTTTTCGGGTATTTTTCTGTTCCTAATTTTACTATCCGAACCGAACCGAAATCGAAACTATCTGAACCAAACCGAACCAAAAGTATGTCAAGTAGTAAATGAATCCTCTAACCCCCTACCCGAACTACCCGATACCCGAAATATCCTTACCGAACCAAATCGAAACCCGAAATGCACATGCCTAAATGTAACTATCAATATATGGTTTGTATTTTATATGATATGTAGTTTAACTAAATGATATATATATATAAACACTTATTAAATAAGACCTCTTACTCATGTGGTTTATAACTATATATATCTTATTATAATAAAAAATTTAAATCATTGATAACAAAAATTTGTTTGAGACTTTTAACAATTTAGTAATTTATACTCGTTTTTAAAAATTCAAAATACAACATGTACAAAAAAATCTAATTTTTTATTATATGGTTAATGCAATTGTGAAATTTATTTTAATAACAAAGATTTAAACAAAAATGATTGAGTGTATACAAATTGTTAGCAAATCTTTATTATTGGAAATCATTAATTACATATATATATTTTAATAACGTTAGGTAATTCCGTAGCTTTTATTTAAAGAAAGAATGAAAAATAACTTTTAATACTAATAAATGATTTTTATAATGAGTTTAATGAAAACTATAGTTTATATTTAGATGAACCAACTTACTTTTCTAAGGACTCTCGAAAATCATTCTCATGATGACACGTGTGATGCTTCTAATGTTTTAATGTTTCTCTTTTAATATATAGGAGATTATTTTTCCTTTTAACAATTTAGAAACTACATCTATTAAACTGAAATTTTAGCCAAGATGGTCATGGTCCAGTGGCCATGCCTTGTGACAAAGTTCACTTTGGTATCAAGGGTTCAATTCCTCCTCTGCTCCAAAGTATGGAGCCTCTCCTTCATGGGTTAATAGGCTAACTGACCGGTCCGCTGTGGCCCGAAGTTGAAAAAAAAAGAAAAAAAACTTTGAAATTTTCTAGACCGTATGCTTAGCTCGGTGTGTACTGTTTGTTTTCCAGTATATCACAACTATATGGTTGCTTTAACGAGATTTTTTTGTACTTCTTAACTAAAATATTACTTTTTAATTATTAGTAAGGAGGGAGTCATTTAGGACGTTGGTCATGTTATATTTATACATATTTAACACGATCGTTAATATTCTTAGTTTAACATTCATTATATCATTGTCCAGTTGTCTGAATTTGATTTTAGTTTTGAGTGATTTGATTATCAAATAAGATTACACGATTGTTAAAATATCATAACAAACTAGTTATAGGCCGTAAAAAAAACAGGAAACAAAAGAAGGTGAATGAATGCGATGTGAGAGGAGCAGCATGGTCACGTGTGCCCATTCCCTGCCGTTAACCTGGTCACACTTCCTTCCGACTCGCGTGCGGTGGGTCCCAACATTTCCTTCCTACATCTCCCTGTAGTCGCCGCACTGTTGAAACTCGTGACGCCGTTAAACTCCAAACGTTGCCGTTAACTAATAAAATGTCATTTGTATTCATATGTTTCTATTTAAAATCCGAAATAACGTCTACTAAAAATAAATATGAGAATAAAAAACTCAGAGGTTAATGGTGAAATTTTTAAGACAAATCATAAATTGAACCAGTTTTCACCTTTTCTAAATTATTGTTTTCAGTGAAGGTATGAGATTAGCAAAAGCTGGTGAGATTTTTTTTGGTACGAGATAATGGGTAGGAGAGGAGAGATGTGAGAGCACGTGCCTACAAGAAAGAGAAGTGGTGGTGGCTGGTCGCTTTCTCGTGGATGGTATCACGTGAAAAAAGTTACTCAACTTAGGACCCACTTTTCACTCTGACAAACAGTATCAGGGGTTAGAAGTTCGAGGTAAAGTAATCTTGTGGATCCTGTCGTGAGTATATTATCATTCCCTTGGTGAATACATTGTACAGCACGCAGTTGTGAGCGCGTATGTACTGCTGCTCCCTCAAGATTCAAATTTATTCATTTTTATAATAAAATTTGTAAATTTTAATTTTTAAGCTGTGAATTTAAACTGAATTGTATAGAACATTTGCTACATACACACACAGAAAGAATGTCATTACCAAGACAATCCAATAACAAAATAGTACTCCGTTATGAAATAAAATAATAAACTCTGCCATATAATCAAATCGTAAGGATGATTTAAAAGTTTGAAAAATGGATACTCCACTAATTATGTTAATGGTCATTAAGAAAAGGAAGATAAGGTAAATTATGTTGGGAATAGAAGGAGATGGCATGTGCCGTCCTTTCTTAAGTGACCTGTCGGTTCACGGGCCATTGATAATACGTGAAAGCGAAAGCTGTGGAAGAGTTATTAATATAGATGCCATCAGCGTGAGAAGACTCAGAAAAGAGAAGATGTGTTTTCTTTTGTTCTGTTCCCACACTGTTTTCTCTGTCGTGGCTCTCTCTCACGTGCCTGGACTTGGGCTTCTCCTTTTTTTCTTATTTTATTTGATGGCGATCCAGATTAAGACTCGGCCCACTCAGTATCCGACAAGTGTTTAAAATATATCTTCTTTTTGGTTGGTCCAAAGTATCTATAAAATAACTTTTTTTTAGTCATATAATAAAAGTAAATCATGCTAAATTATGAGTCGTCTAAACCAAATGCCTCTACTAGTCATGGGCATATTATCTGAAACCTAAAAATCAAACCAGAACAAAATCGAAAAAATGAGTCTGAAATCGAATCGAAAACCAAATAGGTATCCAAATATTTTGAATATATATTTAAAATACTAATTATTTTTAATTTTAATATATATATATATAATATAAATAAAAATATCAAGAAAAGCCCGAACTACCCGTGTTACCCGAATATTTTTTTCAGGGTTAACTCGGATCTTTGGATTTTTTTTGGTTTTTTTTGGCTTTATACCCGAACCAAATCCGAACTATTTATAGTTCGGTTCCACTTCAAGTTTTATAAAAAAAATAGAATTCTGATCTAAACTTGACACTATCCGAACCGAACCAATCTAAGAAACATTTCAACCCAAATAAGTCAAAAACTAAATAAACCGAACTGACCCGAACCGAAAAACCGAATGCCCAGCGCTGGCCTCTGCGTTGACGTGAGTGGAGATTTTTAAGGTCATCGTAACGGGTAAATAGTTTAACTTGGGCCTATTTACTCGGCCTATCACCGCTTTTTATGAGCCCAGGTATAAGTGTTTTTTTCTTATACAGTAAAGGAGAAAAGGACAAAAACGAATGAAGCGACGCCGTTTCACACCGACGCAGAAGATATGATGGTGACTCAGATCCTTGCTTAGATTCCTCGTAACTTCTCCGTCACCGATTACTCTTACTCTCCGCCGTCCGTTGTTTCAGGCGACGAAATTGATCTCCGATTCATCCATAGTCTCTCCTTATCATCTCCACAGACGCAACCTTTGCTATGGATCCGTCGCACCAGCCTCAGGTAACTCTTCCTCACGATAACGAGGTTACGGAATCGCTTGGTGCGGTTATGGAATTAGAATCGGAATCTGGAAGCTGTTTTATCGAGAATATAGATCATGATAGTGATTCTGATGTTAACAACCTCTGTGACTTTGCTGAATCCGATGACGATTCTGGGATTGAGTTTCACGATGTTAGGTTAGTTACAGTCGAATCTGGTTCTGATGATGATCCTGAGGATGAGAGGGAGATATGGGGAATCGATCTGAATGAATCAGATGATGATGATGTTAGCGTGACTATACACTCGCTCGAAGTAGAAGATCTTGGAGGAGCTGCCGTTGAACTAGATTGGGAAGAAGTTGATGGTGGTGCTGACGTGTCACCGATGTTCTCTCTAGGAGATTTAGCTAGAGACGAAAGAGGAGATGGCTCAGGGAATCTTGAGTGGCAAGTTTTGATGAACGCTCACACTCTAGAGATCAACTTCGATGCGGAGAACAGAGAGCTGTACATTGTTGGTGGTGATCAGTATGATCTCTTGTTTGAACAGTTTGCTCAAGCTGGGATTACCAATCTCCGTTTTCCTCCAGCTTCTGAAGCTTTCGTCAAGAACCTCCCAGTGGTGGTTCAGGTGGGTGTTGAGAACGATGACTGTGCGGTTTGTAAAGATGAGATGGGTATCGGGAGCAAAGGTGTTGTTCTTCTGTTGCCTTGTAATCATAAGTACCATGGCGAATGCATTGTACCGTGGCTCGAAACGAGGAACACGTGTCCTGTTTGTCGTTATGAGTTGCCTACAGATGATGTGGACTATGAGCGAAGGAAGAGCCATATAAGAACAAGTAGGGATGCTATATGATAAACTGGTTTGCTAACATTTTGTATATATGGGTTTGTCTTTTGAATATTGAAGAATGTGTGTATATTCCATGTTTGGATTGAGTCGAGCTTTTTCTTAGTTGTATATCTCTCTGTGTATTGTCTTATTGTGTGACCCATGTGATGGTCTAGGCTTTAGTAGGCTAGCTTTTACACGGAGGAACATGTGTATGTATAATATTTGCTTGTTTTCTCAATTTATTTAAAGCTTGGATAAGGTTTTTTACATGTATGCAGCATCCTTAAGAAACTTTATTCAAGTGTGATAATAATAATATTAAAATGTGTTAAAGACATTTATCTATATTCAATAATATTAGGTTAATTGTATGAAAATTTATATTTGAAACGTGCCTTGTGTTTAGGCCTGGGTATTTTAACATGGACCCGAACCGGAACCGATCCAAAAATACCCGACCCGGAATCGAACCGAAAATTTACAATTACCTTTTGGGTCTAAAAATTTTTTATCCAAAAGAACCGGAACCGAAAAGGAACCAACTCGAATAGACCCGGACCTGAAAAGAACCGACCCGAATAGACCCGACCCGATAAGAACCGATTTGTACCCGACTTAAAAACATGTATATCTAAAACTATGATGTTTTTGTGTTCTATTTTATATATATTATTTTATGATTTAGTTGAAATATCTTTTGTTAACAACATTTGTTATTATTTTTTAACATTTATTAAGTAATATAAAGCTTTAAAATGTAATATTTAGAGTTTTAAAATGTTTTATTTTAATTATTAATAGTTTCATTTAAGTTGTTTTGTAAAATTTTAGATATATANNNNNNNNNNNNNNNNNNNNNNNNNNNNNNNNNNNNNNNNNNNNNNNNNNNNNNNNNNNNNNNNNNNNNNNNNNNNNNNNNNNNNNNNNNNNNNNNNNNNNNNNNNNNNNNNNNNNNNNNNNNNNNNNNNNNNNNNNNNNNNNNNNNNNNNNNNNNNNNNNNNNNNNNNNNNNNNNNNNNNNNNNNNNNNNNNNNNNNNNNNNNNNNNNNNNNNNNNNNNNNNNNNNNNNNNNNNNNNNNNNNNNNNNNNNNNNNNNNNNNNNNNNNNNNNNNNNNNNNNNNNNNNNNNNNNNNNNNNNNNNNNNNNNNNNNNNNNNNNNNNNNNNNNNNNNNNNNNNNNNNNNNNNNNNNNNNNNNNNNNNNNNNNNNNNNNNNNNNNNNNNNGACTTAAAAACATGTATATCTAAAACTATGATGTTTTTGTGTTCTATTTTATATATATTATTTTATGATTTAGTTGAAATATCTTTTGTTAACAACATTTGTTATTATTTTTTAACATTTATTAAGTAATATAAAGCTTTAAAATGTAATATTTAGAGTTTTAAAATGTTTTATTTTAATTATTAATATTTTCATTTAAGTTATTTTGTAAAATTTTAGATATATATGACAAATATTCAACTAAAGTTGATGGAATTGGGTATATCATGTCCTTTTCAGATCCTAAATACCTGAACCCGACCCGGACCCGATATGTACCCGAAAAATTACGGGTATTTTATGGGTATTTTAATTATAGACTCGAACCGATCCGGACCTGAGAAGAACCGACCCGAACCCGAACCGAAAATTTTTAAGTACCTATTGAATCTAAATATTTAGGACCCGAAAAGACTCGGACCCGAAAGGAACCAGTCCGAACCCGATCCGAAGACCCGAACGCCGAGGCCTACTTGTGTTCGTGTTTTTATGCATATTAACCTTTGACAAAGATGTGAAACTCAAAACTAGAAATTTTTTTCAAATGTATAAAGCGGGCTTAACAAGAAAACCCAATTAAGAACGTTGATGTTAATTGCTACCGTACCATTTTAAGTGGTGTTTAAGGTTTTTACACAAAAATTAAAAAAATACAAATTTTTATGCAATTTATCTTGGTTACTTAAAATTGCACTAAATAAAATCAGTCTAACCAATAAGAAAAACATGTAGTATTTTGTAATTGGTTGCAAATTTCAATTGACATTAAATTTTATCTAGAAATGTGAAAACATCACTTATTATGATACAAAAAAAAATGTTTAAACACCACTTAAAATGGTAGGAAGGAGTAATTCTGTTTAAAACAATTATGTACAGTATATTATTAATTAAAGGACATCAATATCTATTAAGCTTAAGCTATCAACAAGACAAGAGATCTGTACTTTATTTGATCTAAAAGAATATTAGATTGTCTTTTTCTCTCTTTCTTTCTCAAATTCCATCATTTAGCTAAACCAAACATGGAGGCCGAAGATCAACACCCTCTCATTATTTCAATCTTTTCGAAGGAGACTCATCACAAAACGATCATTTCAACCTACAAAACCCACAAAATGATCATAATCATGATCATGATCAAGGCTTGCATGTTCATGACCATTGTACTCATCCTCAAGCGAGTGTTGCGATGGATCAAGAGAAGAGGTTAAGAAGAATGGTATCTAATAGAGAATCAGCGAGAAGATTGAGGATGCGCAAGAGGAAGCAGATCCAAGAGATGAAAATGCATGTTGAACAGCTCACGACGTCGAATTATAACTTGTATAACAAAGTTATTAGCTTGTTGGAGAAAACTCGTCAGATCTTGCATGAGAATTCACAGCTCGAAGAGAAACTCTCTTACTTTCATCAATACTTTATGGAAGACAGGATGGTGTTACCAGGAAACAACATTGATTGTGATATAACTCAGACAATATCTGCATCAACCAACTTGGTAAGTAAAAACAAAAACAATTATAAGACTTGAAATGATTTGTTACTAATTTGTTGACCATTTTCTTCTCTGTAACTAGCTCATTTATTTATTCAGCTATCTACTGGATTCTATATCACCTAATATATAGAATAATTGTGGATATACTGCTTCATGAATCTCTCTCTCC
The DNA window shown above is from Brassica oleracea var. oleracea cultivar TO1000 chromosome C3, BOL, whole genome shotgun sequence and carries:
- the LOC106328924 gene encoding E3 ubiquitin-protein ligase CIP8-like; protein product: MDPSHQPQVTLPHDNEVTESLGAVMELESESGSCFIENIDHDSDSDVNNLCDFAESDDDSGIEFHDVRLVTVESGSDDDPEDEREIWGIDLNESDDDDVSVTIHSLEVEDLGGAAVELDWEEVDGGADVSPMFSLGDLARDERGDGSGNLEWQVLMNAHTLEINFDAENRELYIVGGDQYDLLFEQFAQAGITNLRFPPASEAFVKNLPVVVQVGVENDDCAVCKDEMGIGSKGVVLLLPCNHKYHGECIVPWLETRNTCPVCRYELPTDDVDYERRKSHIRTSRDAI